In Bacillus sp. DX3.1, the following proteins share a genomic window:
- a CDS encoding ABC transporter permease subunit codes for MKSIWRSKRFVIGFTYLVILVSASFIYGWFFKDDTTIAPRLLYNDNHELLGKAPFSPTLMPPFGSDRFGEAISLQILEGAKFTILFAIAISFLRIVFGTFLGVLLSLYTARLKKFVRACSEIFYYIPTVFIAFILIAPVNIRMVSNADDLNPNISFAFYQAIVLIFVALPTLTLYISSEVDEFMQRDYILSSQLMGASRFHIIKKHLRVLLLNRLFILFMEHIVQTLILVIHLSLFQIIIGGVQQRDTGHGEIKFASLSNDWAGLIGLNYYEMNLSMWIIFYTLVAFFITILFIKLMTRGIQDALATRNNQVLAIQQVQVQKTNETNKDSFSFVSPKDAKRSSAHF; via the coding sequence ATGAAGTCTATCTGGAGATCGAAACGGTTTGTTATCGGCTTTACCTATCTTGTCATTCTTGTTTCTGCAAGTTTCATTTACGGCTGGTTCTTTAAAGATGATACTACTATAGCACCTCGACTTCTTTACAACGATAATCACGAACTCCTCGGGAAGGCGCCTTTTTCACCAACACTGATGCCCCCCTTTGGCTCTGATCGTTTTGGAGAGGCTATTTCCCTTCAAATTTTAGAAGGTGCGAAATTCACAATTTTATTTGCCATTGCAATTAGTTTTCTTCGCATTGTATTTGGAACATTTTTAGGTGTTCTACTAAGTTTATACACAGCACGTCTGAAAAAATTTGTACGAGCATGCTCAGAAATCTTTTATTATATTCCAACTGTTTTTATTGCTTTTATACTCATAGCACCAGTCAATATTAGGATGGTTTCTAATGCGGATGACTTAAATCCAAATATCTCGTTTGCCTTTTATCAAGCTATTGTACTCATTTTCGTTGCACTCCCAACACTTACTTTATATATTTCTTCAGAAGTTGATGAGTTTATGCAACGTGACTATATATTAAGCTCACAATTAATGGGCGCCAGCCGTTTTCATATTATTAAAAAACATTTACGAGTTTTATTACTTAACCGTTTATTTATATTATTTATGGAACACATTGTCCAAACGCTCATACTTGTTATTCATTTATCATTATTCCAAATTATTATCGGTGGCGTGCAGCAAAGAGACACGGGTCATGGCGAAATTAAGTTCGCCTCTCTCTCTAACGATTGGGCAGGTCTAATTGGTTTAAATTATTATGAAATGAATCTTTCGATGTGGATTATTTTTTATACACTCGTTGCATTCTTTATCACAATTCTCTTCATTAAACTTATGACAAGGGGAATACAAGACGCACTCGCAACTAGAAATAATCAAGTACTAGCAATCCAGCAAGTTCAAGTTCAAAAAACAAATGAAACAAATAAAGATTCTTTTTCATTCGTTTCTCCAAAAGATGCAAAGCGTTCTTCTGCGCATTTTTAA
- a CDS encoding ABC transporter permease subunit, producing MLKKIAQFILQLLAIVLSLLLLLNIPYLFMNQGEFSFQPNQFIQHFTTMLKEITSLQSLTIHIPSIGNFKTIPLFPTVFDPYIYSLTILFAAFFLALFISSSMAFVYFLSKKNIKKWIDRMVFVLEAVPDMMIMICLQMFFIWIIKQIGDSPVTIISFRENRAYLLPILSLTVLPTLQMFRMMGLYIKEEHEKQYVEVAYGKGLSSSYILCIHLLKNISIHFFHHLKTIFVFLLSNLFVLEFVFNMSGIIQFLFRMGSFSASVTFVLLIMILLPFYILFQIISYMMDRWQKQVKGETV from the coding sequence ATGTTAAAAAAAATAGCTCAATTTATATTACAGTTACTAGCAATCGTTCTATCACTCTTACTATTATTAAACATACCTTATTTATTTATGAATCAAGGTGAATTTTCGTTTCAACCAAATCAGTTTATCCAACATTTCACTACCATGTTAAAAGAAATTACTTCCTTACAATCGTTGACTATTCACATACCAAGCATTGGTAATTTCAAAACGATACCTCTGTTCCCAACCGTTTTTGATCCTTATATCTATTCATTGACTATTTTATTTGCCGCCTTTTTTCTCGCTCTATTTATTTCATCCAGTATGGCATTTGTATATTTCTTATCAAAGAAAAATATAAAAAAATGGATTGATAGAATGGTATTTGTATTAGAAGCTGTTCCTGATATGATGATCATGATTTGTTTGCAGATGTTTTTCATTTGGATTATAAAACAAATTGGTGATTCTCCTGTTACAATTATTTCGTTTAGAGAAAACCGTGCATATTTGCTCCCTATTTTATCTTTAACAGTTTTACCTACATTACAAATGTTTCGTATGATGGGTTTATACATAAAAGAAGAACATGAAAAGCAATATGTAGAAGTAGCTTACGGAAAAGGACTTTCATCAAGTTATATACTGTGTATACATTTATTAAAGAATATATCTATTCATTTCTTTCACCATTTAAAAACGATTTTTGTTTTCTTACTTTCTAATTTATTCGTTTTAGAATTTGTATTTAATATGAGCGGGATTATTCAATTTTTATTTAGAATGGGTTCATTTTCTGCTTCCGTTACATTCGTTTTGCTCATAATGATCTTACTACCATTCTATATACTCTTCCAAATCATTTCTTACATGATGGATAGATGGCAAAAACAAGTGAAAGGAGAAACAGTATGA
- a CDS encoding GNAT family protein: MKQMYLHGKKVVVRTIEEADIETLWKQMYKEERPEWKKWDAPYFPFSIQEYPVYNENLILRLEKEPYSQFLIESDNGIIGTIGYYWEHKATRWLEIGITIYNPAYWNGGYGTEALRMYVDFLFQNMEIGRVGLTTWSGNERMMKVAEKIGMKLEGRMRKCRYYNGEYYDSIRMGMIREEWEELRAVKE; encoded by the coding sequence ATGAAACAAATGTATTTGCATGGGAAGAAAGTTGTTGTTAGAACAATAGAAGAGGCTGATATAGAGACGTTATGGAAACAAATGTATAAGGAAGAAAGGCCGGAATGGAAAAAATGGGATGCACCATACTTTCCATTTTCCATACAGGAGTATCCAGTTTATAATGAAAATTTAATATTAAGATTGGAGAAAGAACCATATTCTCAATTTCTAATTGAAAGTGACAACGGCATAATTGGAACAATCGGTTACTATTGGGAGCATAAAGCAACACGTTGGTTAGAAATAGGAATCACGATTTATAATCCAGCGTATTGGAATGGTGGTTACGGTACAGAGGCGCTACGGATGTATGTTGATTTTCTATTTCAGAACATGGAGATTGGTAGAGTAGGATTAACGACATGGTCTGGAAATGAACGGATGATGAAAGTTGCAGAAAAAATCGGCATGAAATTAGAAGGTAGAATGAGAAAATGTCGTTATTATAACGGTGAATATTATGATTCAATCCGCATGGGAATGATACGTGAAGAGTGGGAAGAGTTAAGGGCAGTGAAGGAGTGA
- a CDS encoding GNAT family N-acetyltransferase → MTYVVRKMNVEDIAAVQEVATLAWHDTYKGIIPQETQDKFLGQAYSNEMMKRRLEQSHLLVAELEEKIVGFANFSFVKHQNEAELGAIYILPEQQGNGIGTNLLQRGLTVLEDVKKLYVYVEAANEKGKSFYEAKGFAIVEQFEEDFEGHMLQTIRMVLHI, encoded by the coding sequence ATGACGTATGTAGTTAGAAAGATGAATGTAGAGGATATTGCTGCTGTACAAGAAGTAGCAACATTAGCTTGGCACGATACATATAAAGGGATTATCCCGCAGGAAACGCAAGATAAATTTTTAGGACAAGCATATTCCAATGAAATGATGAAGCGGCGTTTAGAGCAATCTCATTTACTCGTAGCGGAGCTAGAGGAGAAAATTGTTGGATTTGCTAATTTTTCTTTTGTTAAACATCAAAATGAAGCGGAATTAGGAGCGATTTATATATTGCCAGAACAACAAGGGAACGGAATCGGGACAAATCTATTACAAAGAGGACTAACAGTTTTAGAGGATGTAAAAAAGTTATATGTATACGTGGAAGCGGCAAATGAAAAAGGAAAATCATTTTATGAAGCAAAAGGATTTGCGATTGTTGAACAGTTTGAAGAAGATTTTGAAGGTCATATGTTGCAAACGATTAGAATGGTTCTACACATATAA
- a CDS encoding GNAT family N-acetyltransferase: MLERANEAEVTKILKYAAQSLFEGTRETCQLSQERAIEITKPLLEKEAYYLVVKREGVVVGWILIGGNTDYFSGEAIGFIYELYVFPEYRGKGLSRKLMKAGIDALQQEYVEIRLNVFAGNFAKEMYKEFGFVERQIVMTLKRD; this comes from the coding sequence ATGCTTGAACGGGCTAATGAAGCAGAGGTAACGAAAATATTAAAGTATGCAGCACAATCTCTATTCGAAGGAACGAGAGAAACGTGTCAGCTAAGTCAAGAAAGGGCAATCGAAATTACAAAGCCGTTATTAGAAAAAGAGGCATATTATTTAGTTGTGAAGCGAGAAGGCGTGGTAGTAGGATGGATTCTTATTGGAGGGAATACAGATTACTTTTCAGGAGAAGCAATTGGTTTTATTTACGAGTTATATGTTTTCCCTGAGTATCGTGGAAAAGGTCTGTCGCGAAAATTAATGAAGGCTGGAATTGATGCATTACAACAAGAATATGTAGAGATTCGATTAAATGTATTCGCTGGAAACTTTGCAAAAGAGATGTATAAAGAATTTGGTTTTGTTGAGAGACAAATAGTTATGACTTTGAAACGAGATTAG
- a CDS encoding GNAT family N-acetyltransferase gives MIRKLTKEDHEQVLTFLKQEAAINLFIIGDIEAFGYDTDFQELWVIFTAENELKSVLLRFHDAFIPYGKSDFSAADYTTILSSHRPLKISGKSNIVEQFEHIPALQLSTKNKMYFCECTNDSALPETKIDSTIKLAAIHDVEQIMKLRNNIEEFPHTEQAEKILRQSLETNTGRTYYIEKDGEIVASASTSAENSLSAMVVGVCTHPSHPGKGYASLILQKMIQDFISEGRTLCLFYNNPAAGRIYKRLGFRDIGTWTMYR, from the coding sequence ATGATTCGGAAACTAACAAAAGAAGACCATGAACAAGTTCTTACGTTTTTAAAGCAAGAAGCAGCGATTAATTTATTTATAATTGGAGACATCGAAGCATTTGGATACGATACAGATTTTCAAGAATTATGGGTCATTTTCACAGCAGAAAATGAATTAAAATCCGTATTACTACGCTTTCATGATGCGTTCATACCATATGGAAAAAGTGACTTCTCTGCAGCTGACTATACAACGATTCTTTCTTCTCATAGACCACTCAAAATCTCTGGAAAATCAAATATAGTAGAGCAATTTGAACACATTCCGGCATTGCAGCTTAGTACAAAAAATAAAATGTACTTTTGTGAATGTACAAATGACTCTGCACTACCTGAAACCAAAATTGACTCTACGATTAAGCTTGCAGCAATACATGATGTAGAACAAATTATGAAGCTGCGAAACAACATTGAAGAATTTCCTCATACAGAACAGGCAGAAAAGATTTTGCGGCAATCACTTGAAACCAATACAGGCCGAACGTATTACATTGAAAAAGATGGAGAAATCGTCGCTTCTGCCTCAACGTCCGCTGAGAACTCGTTATCCGCTATGGTCGTTGGTGTATGTACACATCCGAGTCACCCCGGGAAAGGATATGCTTCACTTATATTGCAAAAAATGATTCAAGATTTTATTTCTGAAGGAAGAACACTTTGTCTATTTTATAACAATCCCGCTGCTGGGCGGATTTATAAGCGATTAGGGTTTAGGGATATTGGTACTTGGACGATGTATCGTTAA
- the ytfJ gene encoding GerW family sporulation protein, producing the protein MDHPIQGLMKAAMENLKEMVDVNTIVGEPVQTADGGVVLTVSKVAFGFGAGGSDFQVNEGQRAQGNPAFGGGSAGGVSITPVAFLVVNKDGVNILHLQNATHLAEKMIELAPQTIDKIQSIFQKNEKQNGTHQRQNPDEIA; encoded by the coding sequence GTGGATCATCCAATTCAAGGATTAATGAAAGCAGCGATGGAAAATTTAAAGGAAATGGTCGATGTCAATACGATTGTTGGGGAACCTGTTCAAACAGCAGATGGCGGAGTAGTATTAACTGTTTCGAAAGTAGCGTTTGGATTTGGAGCAGGTGGATCGGATTTTCAAGTGAATGAAGGGCAGAGGGCACAAGGTAATCCGGCATTTGGTGGTGGTAGCGCGGGTGGTGTTTCTATTACACCAGTAGCTTTTCTTGTGGTAAATAAAGATGGCGTAAATATTCTTCATTTACAAAATGCAACACATTTAGCTGAAAAGATGATTGAGCTTGCACCACAAACGATTGATAAGATCCAATCTATTTTTCAAAAGAATGAAAAACAAAATGGAACGCATCAGCGACAAAATCCAGACGAAATCGCGTAA
- a CDS encoding oxalate:formate antiporter — protein sequence MSGGSDQVKNMIYINGNRRGHCFITSGITFEEFASNIPSPLHQVLLLKHNFEWTDFHYHTLFEYVEEENIHKLIKAEIDEFDEFCWVDFDDASDLDELEPKEIAELLYLAHKKEPLGRAFFPLLKNRFVYFSHDDDWYNKVYYRRMSDFVGMLSKVIPYKLGSFGKKRFSFFQKSKIFPAISKEVIIGLVPLMEDGMYIDLAGKIETRRGLEIPVYVIGSYESTDEVLDNIQELKEGASETGWLIFDKKEQEWQWVVD from the coding sequence TTGTCTGGAGGATCTGACCAAGTAAAGAATATGATATATATTAATGGTAATCGTCGAGGTCATTGTTTTATTACATCTGGAATAACGTTTGAAGAGTTTGCAAGTAACATCCCTTCACCACTTCATCAAGTTTTGCTTTTAAAGCATAATTTTGAGTGGACAGATTTTCATTATCATACTTTATTCGAATATGTCGAAGAAGAGAACATACATAAATTAATTAAAGCAGAGATTGATGAATTTGATGAGTTTTGTTGGGTTGATTTTGATGATGCAAGCGATTTAGACGAATTGGAGCCAAAGGAAATTGCAGAATTGCTATATTTGGCTCACAAAAAAGAACCACTTGGAAGAGCGTTTTTCCCACTCTTGAAAAATAGATTTGTATATTTTTCACATGATGACGATTGGTACAATAAAGTGTACTACCGCAGAATGTCGGATTTTGTAGGGATGCTTAGTAAAGTTATTCCATATAAGCTCGGTTCATTTGGGAAAAAACGATTTTCTTTCTTTCAAAAATCGAAAATATTTCCAGCTATTTCAAAAGAAGTTATTATTGGGCTTGTTCCGTTAATGGAAGATGGCATGTATATTGATTTAGCGGGGAAAATTGAGACAAGACGGGGTCTAGAAATTCCTGTATACGTAATCGGTTCGTATGAAAGTACGGATGAGGTGTTAGATAATATACAAGAGTTAAAAGAGGGCGCGTCAGAAACTGGTTGGCTCATTTTTGATAAGAAAGAACAAGAGTGGCAATGGGTTGTGGACTGA
- a CDS encoding permease, whose protein sequence is MHKKRTHHFKSGEKKEEYAAEISPQHLPIRSRRKEIAHEIEGTNTGTLIGYAALFLSLFSIAFYPVTLGSLSILIGLLAVNFGARTLGYTAIGFGSFSVLFTLLYPLALSAL, encoded by the coding sequence TTGCACAAAAAACGGACGCATCATTTTAAAAGTGGTGAAAAAAAGGAAGAATATGCAGCTGAAATCTCACCGCAACATCTTCCGATTAGAAGTCGTCGTAAAGAGATTGCACATGAAATAGAGGGAACGAATACTGGTACGCTTATCGGCTATGCAGCACTGTTCCTTTCTTTATTCTCGATTGCCTTCTATCCAGTTACGTTAGGATCTCTTTCCATATTAATTGGTTTATTAGCTGTAAATTTCGGAGCAAGAACACTTGGATATACAGCAATTGGATTTGGCAGTTTTTCTGTTTTATTCACACTATTGTATCCACTTGCTTTATCTGCACTCTAA
- a CDS encoding class I SAM-dependent methyltransferase, with product MTKFNWHEAAQKKWDDRADFWNQNSQEMWDHGSRSTIIPFFETYVQKGVGVLDVGCGDGYGTYKLSHAGYKACGVDLSEQMIQRGKERGEGPNLSFVKGDLSSLPFENEQFPAILAVNSLEWTEEPLQALSEIKRVLQQDGYACIAILGPTAKPRENSYPRLYGKDVICNTMMPWEFGQLAQEQGFTFIDGMGVYKRGVNEQMLGQLSLELQQALTFMWVFMFKK from the coding sequence ATGACAAAGTTTAATTGGCATGAAGCAGCACAGAAAAAATGGGATGATCGAGCGGACTTTTGGAATCAAAATAGTCAAGAAATGTGGGATCACGGGAGCCGTAGCACAATTATTCCTTTTTTTGAAACGTATGTACAAAAGGGAGTGGGTGTTCTAGATGTCGGTTGTGGTGATGGATACGGTACATATAAATTAAGCCATGCAGGATATAAAGCATGTGGTGTAGATTTATCAGAACAGATGATTCAAAGAGGAAAAGAGCGAGGTGAAGGTCCTAATTTGTCATTTGTAAAAGGAGACCTGTCATCTTTGCCGTTTGAAAATGAACAGTTTCCAGCAATCTTAGCTGTCAATTCATTAGAATGGACAGAAGAACCACTGCAAGCATTAAGTGAAATAAAGCGTGTTTTACAGCAAGATGGATATGCATGTATTGCTATTTTAGGTCCTACAGCGAAGCCGCGTGAAAATAGTTATCCTCGCTTATACGGAAAAGATGTGATTTGTAATACGATGATGCCATGGGAGTTCGGACAGCTTGCTCAGGAACAAGGATTTACATTCATCGATGGCATGGGTGTGTATAAACGAGGTGTAAATGAGCAAATGCTTGGACAATTATCGTTAGAATTGCAACAAGCATTAACATTTATGTGGGTGTTTATGTTCAAAAAATAA
- a CDS encoding formate--tetrahydrofolate ligase, producing the protein MTTTTTVKSDIEIAQKASMKKIQEIAAELNLLEEELEPYGHYKGKLSLDVFKRLQTEKDGKVVLVTAINPTPAGEGKSTVTVGLGQAFNKIGKKAVIALREPSLGPTMGLKGGAAGGGYSQVVPMEDINLHFTGDLHAITTANNALAAFIDNHIQQGNTLRIDTRKIVWKRCVDLNDRALRNVVIGLGGPVQGVPREDGFDITVASEIMAVFCLATDIQDLKVRLARIVVAYNMDNEPVTVKDLGVAGALTLLLKDALKPNLVQTLENTPAIIHGGPFANIAHGCNSVIATTMAAKLGDYVITEAGFGADLGAEKFLDIKARAAGIKPEAVVIVATIRALKMHGGVAKDGLKEENVDALAKGMENLQKHVETIQAFGVPFVIAINKFITDTDAEVAYLQNWCNERGYEVSLTEVWEKGGQGGVDLAEKVIKVIEKGDNKYAPLYDLEASLEEKIRTIAQKVYGAKDIEFAPKARKQLTQYEGEGWSNLPVCMAKTQYSLSDDATKLGRPSDFVVTIRELKPSIGAGFIVALTGTMLTMPGLPKKPAALQMDVNEDGKAVGLF; encoded by the coding sequence ATGACAACTACTACAACAGTAAAATCCGATATTGAAATTGCACAAAAAGCAAGTATGAAGAAAATTCAAGAGATTGCAGCTGAATTAAACCTTTTAGAAGAAGAGTTAGAGCCGTATGGCCATTATAAAGGTAAGCTATCACTTGATGTTTTTAAGCGCTTACAAACAGAGAAGGATGGAAAAGTTGTTTTAGTAACAGCAATTAACCCAACTCCAGCCGGAGAAGGTAAATCAACAGTAACAGTTGGTTTAGGTCAAGCTTTTAATAAAATTGGTAAAAAAGCAGTAATTGCACTTCGTGAACCATCTCTTGGACCAACGATGGGATTAAAAGGCGGTGCAGCAGGTGGCGGTTATTCACAAGTTGTGCCAATGGAAGATATTAACCTGCACTTTACTGGTGATCTTCACGCGATTACAACTGCAAATAACGCATTAGCAGCGTTCATCGATAACCATATTCAACAAGGAAATACACTTCGTATTGATACGCGTAAAATTGTTTGGAAACGCTGTGTAGACTTAAATGACCGTGCTCTTCGTAACGTTGTCATTGGTCTTGGTGGACCAGTTCAAGGTGTACCTCGTGAAGATGGCTTCGATATTACAGTTGCGTCTGAAATTATGGCTGTATTCTGCCTTGCTACAGATATTCAAGACTTAAAAGTACGTTTAGCTCGCATTGTAGTAGCTTATAATATGGACAATGAACCTGTAACAGTAAAAGATTTAGGTGTAGCAGGTGCATTAACACTTCTGTTAAAAGATGCGCTAAAACCAAACTTAGTACAAACATTAGAAAATACACCAGCAATTATTCATGGTGGACCATTCGCAAACATTGCTCACGGTTGTAACAGCGTAATTGCAACAACAATGGCAGCCAAACTTGGTGATTATGTCATTACAGAAGCTGGATTTGGTGCGGATTTAGGTGCTGAGAAATTCCTAGACATTAAAGCACGCGCAGCTGGTATTAAACCAGAAGCAGTTGTAATCGTGGCAACAATTCGTGCGCTTAAAATGCACGGCGGTGTAGCAAAAGATGGATTGAAAGAAGAAAATGTAGATGCGTTAGCAAAAGGAATGGAGAACTTACAAAAACACGTAGAAACAATTCAAGCGTTCGGTGTTCCATTTGTTATTGCAATTAACAAATTTATTACAGATACAGATGCAGAAGTTGCATACTTGCAAAACTGGTGCAACGAGCGTGGCTATGAAGTATCCTTAACAGAAGTTTGGGAAAAAGGTGGTCAAGGCGGCGTGGACCTTGCAGAAAAAGTAATAAAAGTAATTGAAAAAGGTGACAACAAATACGCACCACTCTATGACTTAGAAGCATCATTAGAAGAAAAAATCCGTACAATTGCACAAAAAGTATATGGTGCAAAAGATATTGAATTTGCTCCGAAAGCTCGTAAGCAGTTGACTCAATATGAAGGAGAAGGCTGGAGTAATCTACCAGTTTGTATGGCGAAAACACAATATTCTCTTTCTGATGATGCAACAAAGTTGGGTCGACCATCTGACTTTGTTGTGACGATTCGTGAATTAAAACCATCTATCGGTGCAGGCTTCATCGTAGCGTTAACAGGAACAATGTTAACAATGCCTGGTCTTCCAAAAAAACCAGCTGCACTGCAAATGGACGTAAATGAAGATGGAAAAGCAGTTGGTTTATTCTAA
- a CDS encoding DEAD/DEAH box helicase, with protein sequence MIKDMQPFLQQAWEKAGFKEFTEIQKQAIPTILEGQDVIAESPTGTGKTLAYLLPLLHKINPEVKQPQVVILAPTRELVMQIHEEVQKFTAGTDISGASLIGGADIKRQVEKLKKHPKVIVGSPGRILELIRMKKLKMHEVKTVVFDEFDQIVKQKMMEAVLDVIKSTMRDRQLVFCSATMTKDAEEVARDFAVEPQLVRVKRTETKSLVEHTYIVCERREKNDYIRRIMHMGDVRAVAFLNDPFRLDEIAEKLKYRKMKAAALHAEANKQEREATMRAFRTGKLEILLATDIAARGLDIDDLTHVIHLELPDTLDQYIHRSGRTGRMGKEGTVVSLVTPQEEKKLLQFAKKLGIQFTKQEVFKGSFVESKPKAPKKKKPTFTGKKKPR encoded by the coding sequence ATGATAAAAGACATGCAACCATTTTTACAACAAGCTTGGGAGAAGGCGGGTTTTAAAGAGTTTACAGAAATACAAAAACAAGCCATTCCAACTATTTTAGAAGGACAAGACGTTATTGCTGAATCTCCAACTGGAACAGGAAAAACATTAGCATACTTGTTACCACTTTTACATAAAATCAATCCGGAAGTGAAACAGCCACAAGTTGTAATATTAGCGCCAACACGCGAACTTGTGATGCAAATTCATGAAGAAGTACAAAAGTTTACGGCAGGAACTGATATCTCAGGAGCATCATTAATTGGTGGTGCGGATATTAAACGCCAAGTAGAAAAGCTGAAGAAACATCCAAAAGTAATTGTCGGCTCACCAGGACGTATTTTAGAGCTCATTCGTATGAAAAAGTTAAAAATGCATGAAGTAAAGACAGTTGTATTTGACGAATTCGATCAAATTGTAAAACAAAAGATGATGGAAGCTGTGCTTGATGTGATTAAATCAACAATGCGTGATCGTCAACTCGTATTCTGCTCTGCAACAATGACAAAAGATGCAGAAGAAGTAGCGCGTGATTTTGCAGTCGAACCACAATTGGTTCGTGTTAAACGTACGGAAACGAAGAGCCTCGTTGAGCATACGTATATCGTTTGTGAACGTCGTGAAAAAAATGATTACATTAGAAGAATTATGCATATGGGCGATGTAAGAGCAGTTGCCTTCTTAAATGACCCGTTCCGCTTAGATGAAATTGCTGAAAAGCTGAAATACCGTAAAATGAAAGCTGCAGCTCTTCATGCGGAAGCAAACAAGCAAGAGCGTGAAGCAACAATGCGTGCATTCCGTACTGGGAAATTAGAAATCCTACTGGCGACAGATATTGCTGCACGTGGATTAGATATTGATGATTTAACACATGTAATTCATTTAGAATTACCAGATACACTAGATCAATATATCCATCGTTCAGGACGCACAGGACGCATGGGCAAAGAGGGGACAGTCGTTTCTCTTGTAACACCGCAAGAAGAGAAGAAATTACTTCAATTTGCAAAGAAGCTAGGTATTCAGTTCACAAAGCAAGAAGTATTTAAAGGTTCGTTTGTTGAATCAAAGCCGAAAGCGCCAAAGAAAAAGAAACCTACATTTACTGGGAAGAAGAAACCGAGATAA
- a CDS encoding alpha/beta hydrolase: MKGNKKNIQTNDEAISYTHIEMGSKTICFMFSGSGYNYDKPLFYYATMTMLQNKIDIAHIHYNYDEHLFKKSLEEISKTMMDDVNPVILDVLKNGQYNETIFLGKSLGTIPIANDLMKRDDFLKSKMILLTPLLKFDSIFDSILNSEHQGLLVIGDKDPHFNSNQIEQLSKSNFKIEVIQNANHSLDIGEFETINSILALSSVMEKLQKSIRTI, from the coding sequence ATGAAAGGAAATAAAAAGAATATACAAACAAACGACGAAGCAATTAGCTATACACATATTGAAATGGGTTCCAAAACGATTTGCTTTATGTTTTCAGGTTCAGGATACAATTACGATAAGCCCCTATTTTATTATGCGACTATGACAATGCTTCAAAACAAAATTGATATTGCTCATATCCATTACAACTATGATGAACATTTATTTAAAAAATCTCTTGAAGAAATATCAAAAACAATGATGGATGATGTAAATCCAGTCATATTGGATGTTCTTAAAAATGGTCAATACAATGAAACGATTTTTTTAGGTAAATCACTCGGAACTATACCAATCGCTAATGACCTAATGAAAAGAGATGACTTTTTAAAGTCAAAAATGATTTTACTTACTCCGCTGTTAAAGTTTGATTCAATTTTTGATTCAATCTTGAATAGTGAACATCAAGGGCTTTTAGTTATCGGAGACAAAGACCCTCATTTCAATTCAAATCAAATCGAGCAATTAAGTAAATCAAATTTTAAAATAGAGGTTATCCAAAATGCAAACCATTCCTTGGATATTGGAGAATTCGAGACAATAAATTCAATATTAGCTTTATCAAGTGTAATGGAAAAGCTCCAGAAATCGATAAGGACGATTTAA